A genomic window from Nerophis lumbriciformis linkage group LG30, RoL_Nlum_v2.1, whole genome shotgun sequence includes:
- the slc46a1 gene encoding proton-coupled folate transporter produces MFEPDTAAILPGDEELEAGDVADNAAASFGHSEDDLQLPPPSARSAGPPFACPLPVSVEPVMFLSVFAVALQAPLFTQYLWDRISEDVGYNASKRPACGNSSAKPDALEKEVETLTAHWNFYINLAGFSLGLLVVPLLGSWSDFAGRRPVLIIPCVGLAIQVVVYLVVMYLKLPVAYLLVGRLLSGLSGDFNAILAACFAYVADTSDRKARTFRVAVLESCIGLSGMFASIIGGQWKRMQGYINPFWLALATSLASALYAFLFVPESVVKDPSAKLLTLRHHKAVWHIFSTGGNEAGGRFRRCALWLYMLCFFLAVTVHTGSRELFVLYELSPPLCWGPALVGYGSAALHLAYLSSLLGLRFLQYWLEDSWVAVISLASNIAGLVVFSVAYNTQLVFTGYGLSFLFVAVTPVLRSKLSKLVSQSEQGALFSAVACVETLCFLVGSGLFNSLYPATLHFMKGFAFLLAALILLIPAGIIGSLRCLERREQRDSTAS; encoded by the exons ATGTTCGAGCCGGACACCGCGGCTATCCTCCCCGGCGATGAGGAGCTGGAAGCCGGCGACGTAGCGGACAACGCCGCGGCCTCTTTCGGCCACTCGGAGGACGATTTGCAGTTGCCGCCACCGAGCGCTCGGTCAGCGGGGCCGCCGTTCGCATGCCCTCTGCCGGTGTCGGTGGAGCCCGTTATGTTCCTGTCCGTGTTTGCTGTGGCTCTACAAGCGCCGCTATTCACTCAGTATCTGTGGGACAGAATCAGCGAGGACGTCGGCTACAACGCCTCCAAGAGGCCGGCATGTGGAAACAGCTCCGCCAAACCCGACGCTCTTGAAAAG GAGGTGGAAACCCTGACAGCACACTGGAACTTTTATATCAATCTAGCAGGCTTTTCTCTTGGCCTGCTAGTGGTTCCTCTCCTGGGCTCATGGAGCGACTTTGCCGGTCGGAGGCCAGTCCTCATCATCCCCTGCGTGGGCCTGGCCATCCAAGTGGTGGTCTACTTGGTGGTGATGTACCTGAAGCTGCCCGTGGCCTATCTTCTGGTAGGCAGACTGCTCAGTGGACTTTCGGGCGACTTCAACGCCATCCTGGCTGCCTGCTTTGCATATGTGGCGGACACCAGCGACAGAAAGGCACGCACCTTCAGAGTGGCGGTTTTGGAGTCTTGTATCGGTCTTTCAGGGATGTTCGCCAGCATCATTGGAGGCCAGTGGAAGCGGATGCAAGG CTATATCAACCCCTTCTGGTTGGCTCTGGCCACTAGCCTGGCGTCAGCTCTGTACGCGTTCCTGTTCGTGCCAGAATCGGTCGTGAAAGACCCGAGCGCCAAGCTTCTCACCCTCCGCCACCACAAGGCCGTGTGGCACATTTTCTCCACCGGGGGCAACGAGGCGGGCGGTAGGTTCCGGAGATGCGCACTGTGGCTCTACATGCTCTGCTTTTTCCTGGCGGTGACCGTGCACACCGGGAGCCGCGAGCTGTTTGTTCTGTACGAGCTGAGCCCGCCGCTGTGTTGGGGGCCGGCCCTCGTCGGCTACGGCTCGGCGGCCCTCCACCTGGCCTACCTGAGCAGCCTGCTCGGGCTGAGGTTCCTGCAGTACTGGCTGGAGGACTCGTGGGTGGCCGTCATTAGCCTGGCCTCCAACATCGCCGGGCTGGTGGTTTTCTCTGTGGCCTACAACACCCAGCTCGTGTTCACAG GTTACGGTCTATCCTTCCTCTTTGTGGCTGTCACACCTGTGCTGAGGTCCAAGCTGTCCAAGTTGGTGAGCCAGTCCGAGCAAG GTGCACTCTTCTCCGCCGTGGCCTGTGTGGAGACTTTGTGTTTCCTGGTGGGCAGTGGTCTTTTCAACTCCCTCTACCCAGCCACCCTGCACTTCATGAAGGGCTTCGCCTTCCTCCTCGCCGCCCTCATCCTCCTCATCCCCGCGGGAATAATCGG GAGCCTGCGATGTTTGGAGCGGCGGGAACAAAGAGACTCCACAGCGTCCTGA